AGATTGTTGGGTTGTACAGATCTGTTGAGAATTTAGATGAAGAGTTAGCTACTGAACGTGACTTCTGTGAGAtggcagaggaagaagacatgAAAGAAGATGAGTTCTTGGCAGAGATTGCAGATGCTGAAACCCCATTATATCCAAGCTGCGCAAACCATAGCAAGTTATCAGCCATCGTGTCATTGTTTAGGCTGAAGACTAAGAATGGCTGGTCAGACAAGAGCTTCGATGATCTACTTGAGACGTTGCCGGAGATGTTACCAGAGGATAACGTGTTGCATACATCACTGTACGAAGTTAAGAAGTTCTTGAAGTCTTTTGATATGGGTTATGAGAAGATTCAGGCGTGTGTTAATGATTGCTGACTGTTCAGAAAGAAGTTGAAGAAGCTCGACAGTTGTCCTAAATGTAAGGCCTCAAGATGGAAGATTAACCAGCACACTGGTGAGATCAAGAAAGGTGTCCCACAGAAAGTATTAAGATACTTTCCAATAATCTCACGGCTAAAGAGGATGTTTAGGTCTGAAGAAATGGCCAGAAACCTAAGGTGGCATTCTACTAACCAGAGCAGCGATGAGAAACTAAGGCATCCCGTAGATTCTGTGACATGGAAACAGATGAATGAGAAGTATCCCACATTTGCCGCTGAGGAAAGGAATATACGGCTGGGACTCTCTACGGATAGATTTAATCCTTTCAACATGCAGAGCAGTAAGTACAGTTGTTGGCCTGTGCTGTTAGTTAACTACAATTTGCCTCCTAACCTATgtatgaagaaggagaatatcATGCTAACACTGCTCATTCCTGGTCCACAACAGCCTggtaatagtattgatgtctaCTTAGAGCcattaataaatgatttaaatcAGTTGTGGAGCAAAGGAGAGTCAACATATGATGTTGTGAGTAACACTGCATTTACAATGAAGGCAATGCTGCTCTGGACTATTAGTGATTTCCCAGCCTATGGAAATTTAGCTGGATGCAAAGTGAAAGGAAAAATGGGTTGTCCTGTGTGCGGGAAACACACTGATAGTATGTGGCTGAAGTTCTGTAGGAAGCATGTGTATATGTCTCATAGAAAGGGTCTCCCACCAATGCATAGATATAGGTCGAAGAAGGCTTGGTTTGATGGACACGCTGAACACGGGAGAAAGTCTAGGATACTATCTGGTCATGACATTTCCAATAACCTGCACTTTGTTAACAACTTTGGGAATTTTAGAGAAGGTAGAACGAAGAGGAAAAGAACAGTGAGTGTTGAAGAAGACTGTGATATTGAGGACGTTCCAGTGAATCTGaggcagaggaagaagatgaagttgatgaGGAGGAGTTGTCAAGATGGAAAAAAAGATCAATCTTCTTTCAACTTTCTTATTGGGAGGTAAGTCTTATATTGAACACATAATATTccttgtatattatttttttttaaactctcaCAGTTTTGCTTCTTTTGTATTGATATTTAGGAACTACCCGTGAGGCATAATTTGGACGTAATGCACATTGAGTGAAATGTGGTAAAGAGCATTGTCTCAACGTTACTTCACTGTGGGAATTCGAAGGATGGTCTCAATACACGTAAGGATCTGGAACATCTTGGTATTAGAAAGGATCTGCACCCGAGGGCCAAAGGGAAAAGGACTTACCTGCCAGCAGCACCTTGGTCTTTGTTGAAGAGTGAGAAGAAAGTATTCTGCAAGCGACTTTCTGATTTTAAAGGACCTGATGGATATTGTTCAAACATATCTAGGGGTGTTTCAGTAGAAGAGTTTAAGGTATCAGGTCTCAAATCACACGACTATCATGTGCTGATGCAACAGTTACTCCCGGTTGCAGTTAGAGGATTATTACCTAAAGGCCCGAGACTAGCAATATTACGGATGTGTGCATTCTTCAACCGGTTATGCCAGCGAGTAATAGATGTAGAGCAGATTTCAAAAATGGAAGCAGAAGTTGTGGAAACTCTCTGTATGTTTGAGAGATTTTTTCCTCCAAGCTTCTTCGACATAATGGTTCATTTGACAGTTCATCTTGGAAGGAAAGCTAAACTATGTGGTCCAGTCCATTTTCGCTGGATGTATCCATTTGAGAGGTAACTtatactatatttaaattttaaaatctctaGACTGtgactaaaacttttttttactcTATGTAGACACATGAAGATCCTAAAAGACTATGTTAGAAACACTGCGAGGCCAGAGGGTTGTATTGCTGAGTCCTATCTTGCAGAAGAGTGCATGCAGTTCTGCAGTGCGTTTCTTAAAAAGACAACCAATGTGGAGGAGAAATTAGATAGGAATGCTGACTATGAGAGCCAGACAATCCTGGAGGGACGTCCAATATCGGCACCAAAATCAATTAACCTCTCTGAAATGGA
This region of Brassica napus cultivar Da-Ae chromosome C5, Da-Ae, whole genome shotgun sequence genomic DNA includes:
- the LOC106393753 gene encoding uncharacterized protein LOC106393753 — its product is MARNLRWHSTNQSSDEKLRHPVDSVTWKQMNEKYPTFAAEERNIRLGLSTDRFNPFNMQSSKYSCWPVLLVNYNLPPNLCMKKENIMLTLLIPGPQQPGNSIDVYLEPLINDLNQLWSKGESTYDVVSNTAFTMKAMLLWTISDFPAYGNLAGCKVKGKMGCPVCGKHTDSMWLKFCRKHVYMSHRKGLPPMHRYRSKKAWFDGHAEHGRKSRILSGHDISNNLHFVNNFGNFREGRTKRKRTVSVEEDCDIEDVPVNLRQRKKMKLMRRSCQDGKKDQSSFNFLIGRKDLHPRAKGKRTYLPAAPWSLLKSEKKVFCKRLSDFKGPDGYCSNISRGVSVEEFKVSGLKSHDYHVLMQQLLPVAVRGLLPKGPRLAILRMCAFFNRLCQRVIDVEQISKMEAEVVETLCMFERFFPPSFFDIMVHLTVHLGRKAKLCGPVHFRWMYPFERHMKILKDYVRNTARPEGCIAESYLAEECMQFCSAFLKKTTNVEEKLDRNADYESQTILEGRPISAPKSINLSEMEKKTAHLAVLQNTSVVDPYVECQWAVRGNGVKVEDGYTLVNLNQSQVSINRDPYILASQAKQVFYSREDDTSYWYVVLRGPSRRYNETEEEDVNIDIGPLPSIIDMDVEIDEAHNARVDCEGIYV